One genomic region from Epinephelus fuscoguttatus linkage group LG6, E.fuscoguttatus.final_Chr_v1 encodes:
- the LOC125889838 gene encoding arrestin domain-containing protein 3-like: MPRIKDFRVTYEAINEEGTFSEGDTITGSVTFTLTKDTKVKGLVVKAKGDANVHWTEGSGEDQETYSAHRRYFKDKECLIPENAKGTALPKGAHHFKFKCKIPQGDMPSSFKGKYGKIVYMLEAKMSRSWRWPSKAREELNFVSKSLSHHGHVMCPQSGSVDKKTGVFTKGQIRMSADINRKVCSPGDTLSVVAKICNSSSKKMKPKFSLHQNIVYRADGSTNTNDKSLCKMVGETIKESSEETVSCQIKIPDDVIHTLTNCEIISVEHYFKVYLDISFAFDPEVVFPLIIVPSRFTTLYPDEAMGPYPVGAAGGPSYSDFPPPAFPVGPYPAPAGPGAYGYPAADPTQYAITTNNNNPWPQQAIQCGFSTASSSAIQHPGPTAPPPSKQGEEPPSYVSLFSSS; encoded by the exons ATGCCGCGGATAAAGGACTTTAGAGTAACTTATGAAGCTATCAACGAAGAGGGAACTTTTTCTGAGGGAGACACAATCACGGGCTCAGTGACTTTCACTCTGACCAAAGACACCAAAGTGAAGGGGCTGGTGGTGAAAGCCAAAGGGGACGCGAACGTGCACTGGACGGAAGGATCTGGAGAGGACCAGGAGACATACAGTGCGCACAGGAGATACTTCAAAGACAAAGAGTGTCTGATCCCAGAAAATGCGAAGG GCACTGCACTTCCCAAAGGAGCTCATCACTTTAAGTTCAAGTGTAAAATCCCACAGGG CGACATGCCGTCATCCTTCAAGGGGAAGTATGGAAAGATCGTCTACATGCTTGAAGCAAAGATGTCCAGGAGTTGGCGGTGGCCCTCTAAAGCACGAGAAGAGCTCAACTTTGTCTCAAAGTCCCTTTCACACCATGGCCATGTAATG TGTCCCCAGTCTGGTTCAGTGGATAAAAAGACGGGGGTTTTCACCAAAGGACAGATCCGCATGTCTGCTGATATTAACAGAAAGGTTTGCTCTCCAG GTGACACTCTATCTGTTGTTGCTAAAATCTGCAACTCCTCTTCCAAAAAAATGAAGCCCAAATTCAGTTTACATCAGAACATAGTGTACCGTGCCGACGGCTCCACTAACACCAATGACAAAAGTCTGTGCAAAATGGTTGGAGAGACTATCAAAGAGAGCTCAGAGGAAACTGTGTCCTGCCAAATAAAGattcctgatgatgtcatccacaCTCTCACAAACTGTGAAATCATCTCCGTTGAACATTACTTCAAG GTGTATTTGGACATCAGTTTTGCCTTTGATCCAGAGGTGGTGTTTCCGCTCATCATCGTTCCTTCTCGCTTTACCACCCTTTATCCTGATGAGGCTATGGGGCCTTACCCAGTTGGAGCTGCTGGGGGCCCAAGTTACAGCGACTTCCCTCCCCCTGCCTTCCCTGTGGGACCTTATCCTGCACCCGCAGGTCCAGGTGCTTATGGATACCCAGCAGCAGATCCTACTCAATATGCaatcacaacaaacaacaataatccGTGGCCACAGCAGGCCATTCAGTGTGGTTTTTCAACTGCATCTTCATCTGCAATCCAGCATCCTGGCCCTACTGCTCCACCTCCGTCTAAACAGGGAGAAGAACCTCCATCTTACGTGTCCCTTTTCTCATCTTCTTAG
- the LOC125889837 gene encoding arrestin domain-containing protein 3-like: protein MSPIKDLQVVYDALNENVTFSAGDVVTGTVSFNLTEDAEVKGLIVKVKGDAHVRWTEGTGDRRRTHHAYRRYFKVKEFLTAETGTALPRGIHCFKFRLQIPQGNFPPSFKGLHGRIAYVLQAKMSRSWRWPASAHKELKFVSKYRSQKVMCPQTASVSKEIGHFSKGKIEMSATINMKVCSPGDTIDVFAKIHNSSSKKVKPKVSLMQLVVYRATGSRTTSGQCLWKYTGDSLENKEGTISCQVKIPNDALCTLANCDIISVTYILKVYVDVSFSFDPEVVFPLDIVPSSCGTFQPSVAPGPYPAAAGGPSYSDFPPPAFPVGPYPGPAPIGPGAYGYPPAGPTQPANMTSGYNNPWQPQAVPYGFPAAAPSAVQHPAATAPPLSQQEEQPPPYMSLYPPIQPTFSGTRPDHKY, encoded by the exons ATGTCTCCGATAAAGGACTTGCAAGTCGTGTATGACGCTCTCAACGAGAATGTAACATTTTCTGCAGGAGACGTTGTCACTGGCACAGTCAGCTTTAATCTGACAGAAGACGCAGAAGTGAAGGGGCTGATCGTGAAAGTCAAAGGAGACGCGCATGTGCGCTGGACAGAGGGCACAGGAGACAGGAGAAGGACCCACCATGCGTACAGGAGATACTTCAAAGTCAAGGAGTTCCTGACTGCAGAAACAG GAACTGCACTTCCCAGAGGAATCCATTGCTTTAAGTTCAGGCTTCAAATCCCACAGGG CAACTTTCCGCCATCCTTCAAGGGGCTTCATGGACGAATTGCCTACGTGCTTCAAGCAAAGATGTCCAGGAGCTGGCGGTGGCCTGCCTCAGCACACAAAGAGCTCAAATTTGTTTCAAAGTATAGATCTCAGAAGGTCATG TGTCCCCAGACTGCTTCAGTGTCTAAAGAGATCGGGCATTTCTCTAAGGGGAAGATTGAAATGTCTGCTACCATCAACATGAAGGTTTGCTCCCCAG GTGACACCATAGATGTTTTTGCCAAAATCCACAACTCCTCTTCCAAGAAAGTGAAGCCCAAAGTCAGTTTAATGCAGCTTGTGGTGTACCGTGCAACGGGCAGCAGAACAACCAGTGGCCAGTGTCTTTGGAAATACACTGGGGATTCTCTGGAAAACAAAGAGGGTACTATTTCCTGCCAAGTGAAGATTCCTAATGATGCCCTGTGCACTCTCGCTAATTGTGACATCATCTCGGTTACATATATCCTCAAG gTGTATGTGGACGTCAGTTTTTCCTTTGACCCAGAGGTGGTGTTTCCACTTGACATCGTTCCCTCTAGCTGTGGTACCTTTCAGCCTAGTGTAGCTCCAGGGCCttaccctgctgctgctgggggcCCAAGTTACAGCGACTTCCCTCCCCCTGCCTTCCCTGTTGGACCTTACCCTGGGCCTGCACCCATAGGTCCAGGTGCTTATGGATACCCACCAGCAGGTCCCACTCAACCTGCAAACATGACAAGCGGCTATAATAATCCGTGGCAACCACAGGCTGTTCCATACGGGtttccagctgcagctccaTCTGCAGTCCAGCATCCAGCCGCTACTGCTCCGCCTCTGTCTCAACAGGAAGAACAACCTCCACCTTACATGTCGCTTTACCCCCCCATTCAGCCCACTTTCAGTGGGACACGGCCAGATCACAAatactga